In the genome of Populus trichocarpa isolate Nisqually-1 chromosome 6, P.trichocarpa_v4.1, whole genome shotgun sequence, one region contains:
- the LOC7495721 gene encoding GTP-binding protein At2g22870, protein MALSQLPKFTYCPPSLYNTHINLPLLAKLKLPTLTRLKSTLTTTEPIPITEAHNFLTPQEETQTQFSLDKLFIPPDTEVSINENSGLSARILKGSNIVLSKYARDAQVVQAEFIKSSVRTEDCPSDGLPEFALVGRSNVGKSSLLNSLVRRKKLALTSKKPGKTQCINHFKVNDSWYLVDLPGYGYASAPQELRTDWNKFTKDYFLNRSTLVSVFLLIDASIPAKKIDLEYASWLGQNQVPMTFIFTKCDKRKKKRNGGKRPEENVNEFQELIRGFFETAPPWIMTSGVTNQGRDEMLLHMAQLRNYWLKH, encoded by the exons ATGGCTCTTTCTCAGCTACCAAAATTCACTTACTGCCCACCTTCTCTTTACAACACCCATATCAACCTCCCTCTCCTCGCCAAGCTCAAACTACCAACCCTTACAAGACTCAAATCCACACTAACCACAACAGAACCTATACCCATCACCGAAGCCCACAATTTCTTGACACCCCAAGAAGAAACCCAAACCCAATTTTCACTTGACAAACTATTTATCCCACCAGACACTGAGGTTTCAATCAATGAGAATAGTGGTCTAAGTGCTAGAATTTTGAAAGGGTCTAATATTGTGTTGAGTAAGTATGCAAGGGATGCACAGGTTGTTCAAGCTGAGTTTATTAAAAGTAGTGTCAGAACTGAAGATTGTCCTTCTGATGGTTTGCCTGAGTTTGCTCTTGTTGGAAGGTCTAATGTTGGAAAATCTTCTCTTCTTAATTCTCTTGTTAGAAGAAAGAAACTTGCACTTACCTCCAAAAAACCTG GGAAGACGCAGTGCATCAATCATTTTAAGGTCAATGATAGCTGGTACTTGGTGGATTTGCCTGGATATGG GTATGCATCTGCACCTCAGGAACTTCGGACAGATTGGAATAAGTTTACTAAAGATTATTTTCTCAATCGCTCAACCTTGGTCTCAGTTTTCCTTCTTATTGATGCTAGTATTCCTGCAAAGAAAATTGATCTTGAATATGCCAGCTGGCTGGGTCAGAATCAG GTTCCCATGACATTCATTTTCACCAAATGCGACAAgcggaagaagaaaaggaatggtGGGAAAAGGCCTGAAGAAAATGTGAATGAATTTCAGGAGCTCATACGCGGCTTCTTTGAGACAGCACCTCCTTGGATTATGACCAGCGGTGTTACCAATCAAGGTCGTGATGAGATGCTACTGCACATGGCTCAATTGCGGAACTACTGGCTCAAACACTGA
- the LOC7495722 gene encoding 60S ribosomal protein L37-1, which yields MGKGTGSFGKRRNKTHTLCVRCGRRSFHLQKSRCSACAFPAARVRKYNWSVKAIRRKTTGTGRMKYLRHLPRRFKTNFREGTQATPRNKGAAAA from the exons atg GGGAAAGGAACAGGGAGTTTTGGTAAGAGAAGGAACAAGACACACACTCTCTGTGTGCGATGCGGTCGCCGCAGCTTTCATCTCCAGAAAAGCCGCTGTAGTGCTTGTGCCTTTCCTGCTGCCCGTGTCAGAAAAT ATAACTGGAGTGTGAAGGCTATCCGCAGAAAGACCACTGGAACTGGCCGCATGAAGTACCTCCGTCACCTACCACGCAGGTTCAAGACTAATTTTAgagaag GTACTCAAGCTACTCCAAGGAACAAGGGAGCTGCAGCAGCATAG
- the LOC7495723 gene encoding indole-3-pyruvate monooxygenase YUCCA6 produces MDCLREIEGKQAHDPLFDKIMNKSSRRVFVPGPVIVGAGPSGLAVAACLKEKGFPSMVLERSSCIASLWQLKTYDRLRLHLPKQFCELPLMGFPSEFPTYPTKQQFIHYLETYARKFEIRPRFNETVSHAEYDKAIGFWRVKTVGKKLEETEYMCRWLVAATGENAEAVVPEIDGMGEFGGDIRHTSHYKSGEEFKSKKVLVVGCGNSGMEVCLDLCNYSAKPSLVVRDTVHVLPREMLGKSTFGLSMWLLKWLPMRLVDRFLLIVSRLMLGDTARLGLDRPELGPLELKNLSGKTPVLDVGTLAKIKSGDVKVCPGIKKLKRHTVEFLDGKMENFDAIILATGYKSNVPSWLKEGDMFEKDGFPKRPFPNGWRGECGLYAVGFTKRGILGASMDAKRIAEDIERYCRNEEAAPYDHHHRSVLLLKSSSSSPSP; encoded by the exons atggACTGCTTGAGAGAAATAGAGGGCAAACAAGCTCATGATCCTCTTTTTGACAAAATCATGAATAAATCTTCACGTCGTGTTTTTGTCCCTGGTCCAGTTATTGTTGGCGCTGGTCCTTCTGGCCTTGCCGTGGCAGCTTGTCTCAAAGAAAAAGGTTTCCCAAGTATGGTACTAGAGAGATCTAGTTGTATAGCATCTTTGTGGCAGTTAAAGACTTATGATCGCCTACGCCTTCACTTACCGAAACAATTCTGTGAGCTTCCTCTCATGGGGTTCCCTAGTGAATTTCCAACTTACCCTACTAAGCAacaatttattcattatttagaGACGTATGCACGCAAGTTTGAGATTAGACCACGGTTCAATGAGACTGTGTCACATGCCGAATATGATAAAGCTATCGGGTTTTGGCGCGTGAAGACTGTTGGGAAAAAGTTAGAGGAGACTGAGTACATGTGCCGGTGGTTGGTGGCGGCGACCGGAGAGAATGCGGAGGCAGTGGTGCCAGAGATTGATGGAATGGGAGAATTTGGAGGGGATATTCGGcatacaagtcattacaaaagTGGAGAGGAGTTTAAAAGCAAAAAGGTTTTGGTGGTGGGGTGTGGGAATTCAGGAATGGAAGTTTGTTTGGATCTCTGCAATTATAGCGCTAAGCCTTCACTTGTTGTTAGAGATACA GTGCATGTTCTGCCTCGAGAGATGCTAGGCAAATCAACTTTCGGGTTGTCCATGTGGTTGCTCAAGTGGCTGCCCATGCGCCTTGTCGACCGGTTCCTGCTGATAGTGTCGAGGCTAATGCTCGGTGATACGGCACGATTGGGATTGGACCGGCCGGAATTGGGTCCCCTCGAACTCAAGAACTTGTCCGGGAAGACCCCAGTATTAGATGTTGGGACACTGGCCAAGATCAAAAGTGGAGACGTTAAG GTATGTCCAGGAATTAAGAAGCTAAAACGTCATACCGTTGAGTTTCTTGATGGGAAGATGGAGAATTTTGATGCTATTATTTTAGCAACAGGCTACAAAAGTAATGTGCCATCTTGGCTAAAG GAAGGAGACATGTTCGAGAAAGATGGGTTTCCTAAAAGACCATTTCCAAATGGATGGAGAGGAGAGTGTGGGCTATATGCAGTGGGGTTCACTAAACGTGGAATATTAGGAGCTTCAATGGATGCTAAAAGAATAGCTGAAGACATTGAACGGTACTGTAGGAATGAAGAAGCGGCACCGTATGATCATCATCATCGGTCAGTACTGTTGttgaaatcatcatcatcatcaccatcaccgtGA